A part of Roseitalea porphyridii genomic DNA contains:
- a CDS encoding TadE/TadG family type IV pilus assembly protein, translating to MMRFIKDRAGGFSTSFALVGLFLAASVGVAVDYSIYANQRAAMKQSLETGVLAAVREAPVQGWDEDTIAAVVDSYVDANLRKASFGGAEYVLDVEPLPERGRVRATLWQNDHGYFVLGHFRKNPQIVVQAEAAIVSSANICVLALDGSAPAALSLGKARTSLTARNCGVFVNSTDRHAIHVEQQSTLSASQICTAGGYDARLVDMRPQPQVDCPVIPDPLAGRTPPSFGACDYRDVAVDRDATLHPGVYCGGLDINGTIEVKLTPGIYVIKDGPWTIGGNATLSGDNVGFYLTGSGSTMSFENSSNIALTAPRDGPMAGMLIFEDRASPPDRVFEISSKDAEMLLGTIYLPKGKLHVRGKNRFAGAAAWTAIIAREIVADDGPAIELNSDYAATDIPVPEGVGAVDGQVRLTQ from the coding sequence ATGATGCGATTCATCAAGGACAGGGCGGGAGGATTCTCGACGAGCTTCGCGCTGGTCGGGCTGTTCCTTGCCGCTTCCGTAGGCGTGGCTGTCGACTATTCGATCTACGCCAACCAGCGCGCGGCGATGAAGCAATCCCTCGAAACCGGGGTCCTGGCGGCGGTGCGCGAGGCGCCGGTGCAGGGCTGGGACGAGGACACGATCGCGGCGGTCGTCGACAGCTATGTCGATGCCAATCTGCGCAAGGCGTCCTTCGGCGGCGCCGAATATGTGCTCGATGTCGAGCCGCTTCCCGAAAGGGGCCGCGTTCGCGCCACGCTGTGGCAGAACGATCACGGCTACTTCGTGCTGGGCCATTTCCGCAAGAACCCGCAGATCGTGGTCCAGGCCGAGGCGGCGATCGTCTCGTCTGCCAACATCTGCGTTCTGGCGCTCGACGGCTCGGCCCCCGCGGCGCTTTCGCTCGGCAAGGCCCGGACCTCGCTGACCGCCCGGAACTGCGGCGTGTTCGTCAACTCCACCGACCGGCACGCGATCCATGTCGAGCAGCAGTCGACCCTGTCGGCGAGCCAGATTTGCACCGCGGGCGGCTACGATGCGCGCCTCGTCGACATGCGTCCGCAGCCGCAGGTCGACTGCCCCGTCATTCCCGACCCGCTGGCCGGCCGCACGCCGCCGAGCTTCGGCGCATGCGACTACCGCGACGTCGCCGTCGACCGCGACGCCACCCTTCATCCGGGCGTCTATTGCGGCGGACTGGACATCAACGGCACGATCGAGGTGAAGCTGACGCCCGGCATCTACGTCATCAAGGACGGTCCGTGGACAATCGGCGGCAATGCGACGCTGAGCGGCGACAATGTCGGCTTCTATCTGACCGGCAGCGGATCGACCATGTCGTTCGAGAATTCCTCCAACATCGCGCTGACCGCACCCAGGGACGGTCCGATGGCCGGCATGCTGATCTTCGAGGACCGGGCCTCGCCGCCCGATCGCGTCTTCGAGATTTCCTCCAAGGACGCCGAGATGCTGCTGGGCACGATCTATCTTCCCAAGGGCAAGCTCCATGTGCGCGGCAAGAACCGCTTCGCAGGGGCGGCCGCCTGGACCGCGATCATCGCCCGCGAGATCGTCGCCGACGACGGTCCGGCGATCGAGCTGAACTCGGACTATGCGGCCACCGACATTCCGGTGCCCGAAGGCGTCGGCGCCGTCGATGGTCAGGTGCGTCTGACGCAGTAA
- a CDS encoding EAL domain-containing response regulator has translation MAARARDDAPGASPFDSSALKGRVVLVCDDDPILAQTLQMVFTASGADEVLLAGDGVEARAQLAAHGERIDALVLDLRMPNEDGVSFLRKAKELGYAGTLVLASGEQADVIRGAERLAHLYGLNCPGTLAKPFNPADLINLLAGADRLAEPARPAKVPGDRTVVLDAVLYQPRVDVWTGQCVGAEALSRFVDGHGRDINPEAAIAHAESAGTIDALTWQIIDQVLADAVRMQTRLPAPMHLSINVSAETISKDGFVDMLCERVAITGLEPSDFTIELTETRLATDAMTALENLTRLRIKDIGVALDDFGTGHANVEQLGAYPFTELKIDKQFVIGAQTDRFAASCVEAAVKLAKSVGLKTVAEGIETQWAHDFVRNLEVDEAQGFLFSRPVPLDRFLAYAAR, from the coding sequence ATGGCAGCCCGCGCGCGGGACGATGCTCCCGGCGCCAGCCCGTTCGACAGTTCGGCGTTGAAGGGCCGTGTCGTCCTGGTCTGCGACGACGATCCGATCCTGGCGCAGACGCTTCAGATGGTCTTCACCGCATCGGGGGCCGACGAGGTGCTGCTCGCTGGCGACGGGGTCGAGGCGCGGGCGCAGCTCGCCGCCCATGGCGAGCGGATCGACGCGCTGGTGCTCGACCTGCGCATGCCCAACGAGGACGGGGTCTCGTTCCTGCGCAAGGCCAAGGAACTGGGCTATGCCGGCACGCTCGTGCTGGCCTCGGGCGAACAGGCCGACGTGATCAGGGGCGCCGAGCGGCTGGCCCATCTTTACGGGCTGAACTGCCCCGGAACGCTCGCCAAGCCGTTCAATCCGGCCGATCTGATCAATCTTCTGGCCGGCGCCGATCGGCTCGCCGAGCCGGCAAGGCCGGCGAAGGTCCCCGGCGACCGGACGGTCGTGCTCGACGCCGTGCTCTATCAGCCCCGCGTCGATGTGTGGACCGGCCAGTGCGTCGGCGCGGAGGCGCTGTCGCGCTTCGTCGACGGGCACGGCCGCGACATCAATCCGGAGGCCGCGATCGCGCACGCGGAAAGCGCGGGCACGATCGATGCGTTGACCTGGCAGATCATCGACCAGGTGCTCGCCGACGCGGTGCGCATGCAAACGCGCCTGCCTGCGCCGATGCACCTGTCGATCAACGTGTCGGCCGAGACCATATCCAAGGACGGGTTCGTCGACATGCTGTGCGAGCGGGTGGCGATCACCGGGCTCGAACCATCGGACTTCACGATCGAACTGACCGAGACGCGCCTTGCGACCGACGCGATGACGGCGCTCGAGAATCTGACGCGGCTGCGGATCAAGGATATCGGCGTCGCGCTCGACGATTTCGGCACCGGACACGCCAATGTCGAACAGCTCGGCGCCTATCCGTTCACTGAACTGAAGATCGACAAGCAGTTCGTGATCGGCGCGCAGACCGACCGTTTCGCGGCGAGTTGCGTCGAGGCGGCCGTCAAGCTCGCCAAGTCGGTCGGCCTGAAGACCGTGGCCGAAGGCATCGAGACGCAGTGGGCCCACGATTTCGTCCGCAATCTGGAGGTGGACGAGGCCCAGGGCTTCCTGTTCTCCAGGCCGGTTCCGCTCGACCGGTTCCTCGCCTACGCGGCACGCTGA
- a CDS encoding HAMP domain-containing sensor histidine kinase, giving the protein MTTPFTRPAMATLDARRIRWHKSVRTRLALTAAAMVLLGLLIVGGTIGWNAYDRAVTGARERLEATAAVLAVAASEPLVLSQQGRITRALTVIREVDEIRFATVTDAAGTPVASIGTGVFLSDETEQMGAITPRALIGQERFWLETPIVHAGDNVGRLYVLADLSRLRAGFFATLVSSLVMALAVSAIVGLLVLIVIRRMTAPLAGLAALMTRLAADGRYDRRASVDRQDEVGALASSFNAMLTQIQRRDRDLNDYRLHLEDKVESRTTELRQAMVAAEAANRAKSDFLATMSHEIRTPMNGMLVMAEMLAAAPLSARHQRYAQIIHRSGRGLLAIINDILDLSKIEAGSIELEAIAFSIDTLIDDAVSLFAERAREKRLDLSVRVAPDVAGKLEGDPTRLGQIINNLVNNALKFTRDGGVAIHVDTLDASEGRQMLAISIVDTGIGIAEDKLATIFEAFSQAEQSTTREYGGTGLGLAICRKLAQAMGGELSVASRPGEGSRFTLTVALPAIEAIADAEPLAGLTFGLLAPPSMAGDDIITLLTGHGAAVETLATLADAPPSGPAALLIDEAFDPEPGETARVARTGIPILRLVRTNVSTPAPLPHGIAAAGTLTLPLSRGALRRLGTALATGDWAMLEATPAGAGDTAALPSFESARVLAVDDNTVNREVLNEALLALGVTADFAESGPQAIELAARTHYDLIFMDCSMPGMDGFEATSRIRSNEREAGRPRARIAALTAHVSGTDPDQFARAGMDAHVTKPFAIADIAEALRAACGGETHEWTEAPTETDLPADDAPLLAGQTIDMFEMLGAANGGQMAQKVFGLFASHAPQGLADLRDAAKNAPGERAHLVDLAHALKSMCASAGAERARLRCQAIEDAAHAGETIDAQMLDGLERTINETLAAMDGFGAGTSEAAAAGR; this is encoded by the coding sequence ATGACGACCCCATTCACCCGACCGGCGATGGCGACCCTCGACGCAAGGCGGATCCGCTGGCACAAGTCCGTGCGCACGCGGCTCGCCCTGACGGCCGCCGCCATGGTGCTGCTCGGCCTTCTGATCGTCGGCGGCACGATCGGCTGGAACGCCTACGACCGGGCGGTCACCGGCGCCCGCGAGCGGCTCGAGGCGACCGCCGCCGTGCTCGCGGTGGCCGCGTCCGAACCGCTCGTCCTTTCGCAGCAGGGGCGTATCACGCGGGCCCTGACCGTCATCCGCGAAGTCGACGAGATCCGCTTCGCCACCGTGACCGATGCGGCCGGCACGCCGGTCGCGAGCATCGGAACCGGCGTGTTCCTGTCCGATGAGACCGAGCAGATGGGCGCGATCACGCCGCGCGCCCTGATCGGACAGGAACGGTTCTGGCTGGAAACGCCGATCGTCCACGCCGGCGACAATGTCGGCCGGCTCTACGTGCTCGCCGACCTGTCGCGGCTGCGCGCCGGGTTCTTCGCCACGCTCGTGTCCAGTCTCGTCATGGCGCTCGCGGTCTCGGCGATCGTCGGGCTGCTCGTGCTGATCGTCATCCGGCGGATGACCGCGCCGCTCGCCGGGCTCGCCGCTCTGATGACACGGCTTGCCGCCGACGGTCGCTACGACCGGCGCGCCAGCGTCGACCGGCAGGACGAGGTCGGCGCGCTGGCATCCTCGTTCAACGCCATGCTCACCCAGATCCAGCGGCGCGACCGCGACCTCAACGACTATCGCCTCCACCTCGAGGACAAGGTCGAAAGCCGCACCACCGAACTCAGGCAGGCGATGGTCGCCGCCGAGGCCGCCAACCGCGCCAAGTCCGACTTCCTGGCCACGATGAGCCACGAGATCCGCACGCCGATGAACGGCATGCTGGTGATGGCCGAGATGCTCGCCGCCGCGCCCCTTTCGGCGCGGCATCAGCGCTATGCGCAGATCATCCACCGGTCCGGGCGTGGCCTGCTGGCGATCATCAACGACATTCTCGACCTGTCCAAGATCGAGGCCGGCAGCATCGAACTGGAGGCGATTGCGTTCTCCATCGACACGCTGATCGACGACGCGGTCAGCCTGTTCGCCGAGCGAGCGCGCGAAAAGAGGCTCGACCTGAGCGTCCGCGTGGCGCCCGACGTCGCCGGCAAGCTGGAGGGCGATCCGACGCGCCTCGGCCAGATCATCAACAATCTGGTCAACAATGCGCTCAAGTTCACGAGGGATGGCGGCGTCGCGATCCACGTGGACACGCTTGATGCGTCCGAAGGCCGTCAGATGCTGGCGATCTCGATCGTCGACACCGGCATCGGCATCGCCGAGGACAAGCTGGCCACCATCTTCGAGGCGTTCAGCCAGGCCGAGCAGTCGACCACGCGCGAATATGGCGGCACCGGTCTGGGCCTTGCCATCTGCCGCAAGCTTGCCCAGGCGATGGGCGGCGAACTGAGCGTCGCCAGCCGGCCCGGCGAGGGTTCTCGCTTCACGCTGACCGTCGCGCTTCCGGCCATCGAGGCGATCGCCGATGCCGAACCGCTCGCCGGCCTGACCTTCGGCCTGCTGGCGCCGCCGTCGATGGCGGGCGACGACATCATCACCCTTCTGACCGGCCATGGCGCCGCGGTCGAGACGCTCGCGACGCTCGCCGACGCACCGCCTTCGGGCCCCGCAGCCCTGCTGATCGACGAAGCGTTCGATCCGGAACCAGGCGAAACTGCGCGCGTCGCGCGCACGGGAATTCCGATCTTGCGGCTCGTGCGGACCAACGTTTCGACGCCCGCGCCGCTGCCTCACGGCATCGCCGCAGCCGGCACCCTGACACTGCCCCTGTCACGGGGGGCGCTTCGCCGGCTCGGGACCGCGCTCGCAACCGGTGACTGGGCGATGCTCGAGGCAACCCCGGCCGGCGCCGGCGACACCGCCGCGCTGCCGAGCTTCGAAAGCGCGCGCGTGCTCGCCGTCGACGACAACACCGTCAATCGCGAGGTGCTCAACGAGGCGCTTCTTGCGCTCGGCGTGACGGCCGACTTCGCCGAAAGCGGGCCGCAGGCGATCGAACTGGCGGCGCGGACCCACTACGATCTGATCTTCATGGACTGCTCGATGCCCGGCATGGACGGCTTCGAGGCAACGTCCCGCATCCGCTCGAACGAGCGCGAGGCGGGACGGCCACGCGCGCGGATCGCAGCCCTGACCGCCCATGTCAGCGGCACCGATCCCGACCAGTTCGCGCGCGCCGGCATGGACGCGCACGTCACCAAGCCGTTCGCCATCGCCGACATCGCCGAGGCGTTGAGGGCGGCGTGCGGCGGCGAAACCCACGAATGGACAGAAGCGCCGACCGAAACTGACTTGCCGGCCGATGACGCTCCGCTTCTGGCGGGCCAGACGATCGACATGTTCGAAATGCTCGGCGCCGCCAATGGCGGACAGATGGCGCAGAAGGTGTTCGGCCTGTTCGCCAGTCACGCGCCGCAAGGTCTCGCCGATCTGAGGGACGCGGCGAAGAACGCCCCGGGCGAACGCGCCCACCTGGTCGATCTCGCCCACGCGCTGAAATCGATGTGCGCCAGCGCAGGCGCCGAGCGCGCCCGCCTTCGGTGCCAGGCGATCGAGGACGCCGCCCATGCCGGCGAAACAATCGACGCGCAAATGCTCGACGGGCTTGAACGAACCATCAACGAGACGCTCGCCGCGATGGACGGGTTCGGCGCCGGGACGAGCGAGGCCGCGGCAGCCGGGCGCTGA
- a CDS encoding ubiquinone biosynthesis hydroxylase, protein MAKAKPARAGRGRGAAALPERCDVSVAGAGYVGLATALSIARGAPDLSVVVADAAPEGVWENDKRASAIAAAACRMLGALDCWDALTPHAQPMTEMIVTDSRTGDPVRPVFLTFDGDVDEGEPFAHMLPNVEMNRILRQRCAEAGIAVVQGAAVTGFENHGAGVRIETAETAVEARLLIACDGVKSRLREMAGIRTVHWDYGQSGIVATIAHERSHGGRAEEHFLPAGPFAILPLTGNRSSIVWTETTANAERLLKVDELTFEMELEQRFGLHLGALSVEDGPRAYPLGLTLARDFVIDRFALAGDAAHGIHPIAGQGLNLGFKDAAALAETVVEAHRLGQDIGALDVLERYQRWRRFDTVQMGVTTDVLNRMFSNDFAPLRAVRDLGLGLVDRMPQMKSFFIRQAAGLAGPAPRLLRGEAI, encoded by the coding sequence ATGGCAAAGGCGAAACCAGCAAGGGCCGGTCGCGGCAGGGGCGCGGCAGCGCTGCCCGAACGGTGCGACGTGTCCGTGGCGGGGGCGGGCTATGTGGGCCTTGCCACCGCGCTGTCGATCGCGCGCGGCGCGCCGGACCTGTCGGTCGTGGTCGCCGATGCGGCGCCCGAAGGCGTGTGGGAGAACGACAAAAGGGCTTCGGCGATCGCCGCCGCGGCGTGCCGCATGCTCGGTGCGCTCGATTGCTGGGACGCGCTGACGCCGCACGCCCAGCCGATGACCGAGATGATCGTCACCGACAGTCGCACGGGCGATCCGGTGCGGCCGGTGTTCCTGACCTTCGACGGCGATGTCGATGAGGGCGAGCCGTTCGCGCACATGCTGCCCAATGTCGAGATGAACCGGATCCTGCGCCAGCGCTGCGCCGAAGCGGGCATTGCCGTGGTGCAGGGCGCGGCCGTGACGGGCTTCGAAAATCATGGCGCCGGCGTGCGCATCGAAACGGCAGAGACCGCGGTGGAGGCGCGCCTGCTGATCGCCTGTGACGGGGTGAAGTCCCGACTTCGCGAGATGGCCGGCATCAGGACCGTGCACTGGGACTACGGCCAGTCGGGCATCGTCGCGACGATCGCCCACGAACGGTCGCATGGCGGGCGGGCCGAGGAGCACTTCCTGCCGGCCGGGCCGTTCGCCATCCTGCCGCTGACCGGCAATCGCTCCTCGATCGTCTGGACCGAGACGACCGCCAACGCCGAGCGCCTCCTGAAGGTGGACGAACTGACCTTCGAGATGGAACTCGAACAGCGGTTCGGGCTGCATCTTGGCGCGCTGAGCGTCGAGGACGGTCCGCGCGCCTATCCGCTCGGGCTGACGCTGGCGCGCGACTTCGTCATCGACCGGTTCGCGCTGGCGGGCGATGCCGCCCACGGCATCCATCCGATCGCCGGCCAGGGGCTGAACCTGGGCTTCAAGGATGCCGCCGCGCTGGCCGAGACCGTGGTCGAGGCGCACCGGCTCGGACAGGACATCGGCGCGCTCGACGTGCTCGAACGCTACCAGCGCTGGCGCCGGTTCGACACGGTGCAGATGGGCGTGACGACGGACGTGCTGAACCGGATGTTCTCGAACGATTTCGCGCCGCTGCGCGCGGTGCGCGACCTCGGGCTCGGTCTCGTCGACCGGATGCCGCAGATGAAGTCCTTCTTCATCCGGCAGGCGGCGGGTCTGGCGGGCCCGGCCCCGCGCCTTTTGCGCGGCGAGGCGATCTGA
- the tesB gene encoding acyl-CoA thioesterase II, with protein MSEAMQKVLSILDLEAVGDNHFQGRSPQSGWQRVFGGQVIGQALVAAQRTVPSDRHVHSLHCYFVRPGDPAVPIDYTVDRIRDGGSFATRRVLAEQDGKAIFAMSASFQVDEPGLDHHMPMPPEVPQPEALMGEKQLIDTFIDQVPENIRRYWMRERPIELRPVSLTHYISREKLPPVQHVWVRANGPVPDDRAVQAAVLAYLSDMTLLDTSLFAHGRAIFDADLQVASLDHAMWFHRPDRLDDWLLYAQDSPNASGARGFTRGGLYTRDGVLVASVAQEGLIRLRKR; from the coding sequence ATGTCCGAAGCGATGCAGAAGGTGCTGTCGATCCTCGATCTGGAGGCCGTCGGCGACAATCATTTCCAGGGCCGCAGCCCGCAATCGGGCTGGCAGCGCGTGTTCGGCGGCCAGGTGATCGGCCAGGCGCTGGTCGCCGCCCAGCGGACCGTGCCGTCCGATCGGCATGTCCATTCGCTGCACTGCTATTTCGTGCGCCCCGGCGACCCGGCGGTGCCGATCGACTACACGGTCGACCGGATCCGCGACGGCGGCAGCTTCGCCACGCGCCGCGTGCTGGCCGAACAGGACGGCAAGGCGATCTTCGCCATGTCCGCCTCCTTCCAGGTCGACGAGCCCGGGCTCGACCACCACATGCCGATGCCGCCCGAAGTGCCGCAGCCCGAGGCGCTGATGGGCGAGAAGCAGTTGATCGACACGTTCATCGACCAGGTGCCGGAGAACATCCGCCGCTACTGGATGCGGGAGCGGCCGATCGAACTCAGGCCGGTCTCGCTCACCCACTATATCAGCCGCGAGAAGCTGCCGCCCGTCCAGCATGTCTGGGTCCGCGCCAACGGCCCGGTGCCAGACGACCGCGCCGTGCAGGCCGCCGTGCTCGCCTATCTGTCCGACATGACCCTCCTCGACACGTCGCTGTTCGCCCACGGAAGGGCGATCTTCGACGCCGATCTTCAGGTCGCCAGCCTCGATCACGCCATGTGGTTCCACCGTCCCGACCGGCTCGATGACTGGCTGCTCTATGCCCAGGACAGCCCGAACGCGTCGGGCGCGCGCGGCTTCACGCGCGGCGGCCTCTATACGCGCGATGGCGTGCTGGTCGCCTCGGTCGCCCAGGAAGGCCTGATCCGCCTGCGCAAGCGCTGA
- a CDS encoding P-II family nitrogen regulator encodes MKIVMAIIKPFKLDEVREALTGLGVQGLTVTEVKGYGRQKGHTEIYRGAEYAISFLPKLKIELAVETDMVDKVVEAISGAAKTGQIGDGKIFVFSIDQAVRIRTGETDSEAL; translated from the coding sequence ATGAAAATAGTCATGGCTATCATCAAGCCCTTCAAACTCGACGAGGTGCGTGAAGCCCTCACCGGGCTGGGGGTCCAGGGCCTGACCGTGACTGAGGTCAAGGGTTACGGACGCCAGAAGGGTCACACGGAAATCTATCGCGGCGCCGAATACGCGATCAGCTTTCTGCCCAAGCTGAAGATCGAATTGGCCGTCGAGACCGACATGGTCGACAAGGTCGTCGAAGCCATCTCCGGCGCCGCCAAGACCGGCCAGATCGGCGACGGCAAGATCTTCGTCTTTTCCATCGATCAGGCGGTGCGCATCCGCACCGGCGAAACCGATTCCGAAGCGCTGTGA
- a CDS encoding ammonium transporter yields MTKTKLATLAVSGLAAAALFAEPGLAQEAAEAAETAEAAAGAAPSPDVQYIFNTLLFLIGGFLVMFMAAGFCMLEAGLVRSKNVSMQSLKNVALYSIAGLMYWIVGYNLMYTGVDGGYIGSFGPYAFDPVGGDALDTGYSTASDWFFQMAFVAATASIVSGTVAERIKLWPFLIFVAVLTGFMYPITGAWQWGGGWLSEMGFSDFAGSTVVHSVGGWAALAGAIVLGARTGKYGADGSVHPLPGSSIPLATLGMFILWLGWFGFNGASQLAMGTIGDVTDVSRIFANTNLAAASGVVTTIVLLQILYKKIDTTMVLNGALAGLVSITAEPLAPAVWQTIIIGGVGGAIVVFTVPLLDKLKIDDVVGAIPVHLFAGIWGTLIVPFSNGDASYGVQLVGILAYGVFTLVASFVVWFILKAAMGIRASEEEEMRGLDMSETGVEGYPEFTRA; encoded by the coding sequence ATGACCAAGACCAAACTTGCAACACTGGCCGTCAGCGGCCTTGCGGCGGCGGCGCTGTTCGCCGAGCCGGGCCTGGCGCAGGAGGCAGCCGAAGCCGCAGAGACGGCCGAAGCGGCAGCCGGCGCCGCGCCCTCGCCCGACGTCCAGTACATCTTCAACACGCTGCTGTTCCTGATCGGCGGTTTCCTGGTGATGTTCATGGCCGCGGGCTTCTGCATGCTCGAGGCCGGGCTCGTGCGCTCCAAGAACGTCTCCATGCAGTCGCTCAAGAACGTCGCGCTCTACTCGATCGCCGGCCTGATGTACTGGATCGTGGGCTACAACCTGATGTACACCGGCGTCGACGGCGGCTACATCGGCTCGTTCGGCCCCTACGCCTTCGATCCGGTCGGCGGTGACGCGCTCGACACGGGCTATTCGACCGCTTCGGACTGGTTCTTCCAGATGGCATTCGTGGCCGCCACCGCCTCGATCGTTTCGGGCACGGTCGCCGAGCGCATCAAGCTGTGGCCGTTCCTGATCTTCGTCGCCGTGCTGACCGGCTTCATGTACCCGATCACCGGTGCCTGGCAGTGGGGCGGCGGCTGGCTCAGCGAGATGGGCTTTTCGGACTTCGCCGGATCGACCGTGGTCCACTCGGTCGGTGGCTGGGCGGCGCTCGCCGGCGCGATCGTGCTGGGCGCCCGGACCGGAAAGTACGGCGCGGACGGCTCGGTCCATCCGCTGCCCGGCTCGTCGATCCCGCTGGCGACGCTCGGCATGTTCATCCTGTGGCTGGGCTGGTTCGGCTTCAACGGCGCCTCGCAGCTTGCGATGGGCACGATCGGCGATGTGACCGACGTCAGCCGCATCTTCGCCAACACCAACCTCGCCGCCGCATCGGGCGTCGTGACCACCATCGTGCTGCTGCAGATCCTCTACAAGAAGATCGACACCACCATGGTGCTGAACGGCGCGCTGGCCGGCCTTGTCTCGATCACCGCCGAGCCGCTCGCTCCGGCCGTGTGGCAGACGATCATCATCGGCGGTGTCGGTGGCGCGATCGTCGTCTTCACCGTGCCGCTGCTCGACAAGCTGAAGATCGACGACGTCGTCGGCGCCATTCCGGTGCACCTGTTCGCCGGCATCTGGGGCACGCTGATCGTTCCGTTCTCCAACGGTGACGCCAGCTACGGCGTGCAGCTCGTCGGCATCCTCGCCTACGGCGTGTTCACGCTGGTCGCCTCCTTCGTGGTGTGGTTCATCTTGAAGGCCGCGATGGGCATCCGCGCCAGCGAGGAAGAGGAAATGCGGGGCCTCGACATGTCCGAGACGGGCGTGGAGGGCTATCCCGAGTTCACCCGGGCCTGA